A single region of the Ascaphus truei isolate aAscTru1 chromosome 6, aAscTru1.hap1, whole genome shotgun sequence genome encodes:
- the LOC142498008 gene encoding uncharacterized protein LOC142498008: MAALYRRQTKEALMALCEERDLQCLGKNKEELVQILLEKDTEQDATLGQDDHSSGTEGGLALEIAHGSRNPGLSYSEDSSSSQPASALDVYLQTTLKYLGPADDATRLQLILQFQEREAERQAAERDTARYAAECDAARYAAERDAARYAAEREYARYAAERDAERERQASERDAVRYAAEQEDARYAADLRHQLELAKLQRESPAPSSGDSSPSRPRMEHFPSLAKDGDLDTFLRGFEKTCRQHQLPRARWAAYLTPTLNERAMNVVADLPEHLDQDYEAIKAALLHRFNVTPETHRQKFRALQHEGPSGFSELVGRLTSLCKQWVGGQEVESFEGLLDLVVHEQFLTLCPPEVREWVKDRDPKSATEAGKLADSYVANRNPEVNKGVPGWKGGKSPETLSRPPFKPAGASSGGGGVRPPGQGYTRHCFTCQKPGHISIDCPDRKKPATAPEADRPSTGHPGAYVVSGIQENRDAHLQPVTVGQRLTQGLRDSGGTVTLVRPGVVGPEEIIPGRILHLGVAGGGHHDLPVAKVYLDWGAGKGMREVGIIDDIPANVLLGNDLGKMISQYETAVTQPQAAQVQEPTTHVQALTYTRDPGEMSDKGCTEGGAPGTSYCSP, from the coding sequence ATGGCTGCTTTATACCGACGCCAGACAAAAGAGGCACTGatggctctgtgtgaggagcgtgatcTCCAATGTCTGGGTAAAAATAAAGAAGAGCTCGTACAAATCTTGCTGGAGAAAGATACTGAGCAAGATGCTACACTGGGCCAGGACGACCACAGCAGCGGAACGGAGGGTGGCTTAGCCCTGGAAATTGCCCACGGGTCAAGGAACCCAGGACTATCATATTCCGAGGACTCCAGCAGTTCTCAGCCTGCCAGTGCCTTGGATGTGTACTTGCAAACTACTCTCAAGTACCTAGGACCAGCAGATGACGCAACGCGATTGCAGCTCATCCTCCAGTTCCAAGAACGCGAAGCAGAAAGACAAGCTGCAGAACGTGACAcagcgagatatgctgcagaatgtgacgcagcgagatatgctgcagaacgtgacgcagcgagatatgctgcagaacgGGAGTAtgcgagatatgctgcagaacgtgacgcagaaagagaaagacaagCTTCAGAACGTGACGCAGTGAGATATGCTGCAGAACAGGAGGACGCGAGATACGCGGCGGACCTAAGGCACCAGCTGGAACTTGCCAAGCTCCAGAGGGAATCGCCAGCACCCAGCAGCGGAGATTCCAGCCCGTCCAGGCCACGGATGGAGCATTTCCCAAGCCTGGCGAAAGATGGGGATCTGGACACTTTCCTGCGGGGGTTTGAAAAAACCTGCAGGCAGCATCAGTTGCCACGTGCCCGGTGGGCGGCATATCTTACACCCACCCTGAATGAAAGAGCCATGAATGTCGTCGCAGATTTGCCGGAGCACCTGGACCAAGATTACGAGGCCATCAAAGCTGCATTGCTGCACCGTTTCAACGTCACCCCTGAAACCCACAGGCAAAAGTTCAGGGCCCTTCAGCACGAGGGTCCCAGCGGCTTTTCTGAGCTGGTGGGGCGTCTGACATCTCTGTGCAAGCAATGGGTTGGAGGGCAGGAAGTTGAAAGCTTTGAGGGGTTATTGGATCTCGTGGTTCATGAGCAATTTTTAACCCTTTGCCCACctgaagtgagagagtgggttAAGGACCGAGATCCTAAGTCAGCCACAGAGGCCGGCAAGCTTGCGGATTCATATGTGGCTAACCGGAATCCAGAGGTTAACAAGGGGGTCCCGGGGTGGAAGGGGGGTAAATCCCCCGAAACCCTTTCACGGCCGCCTTTTAAGCCTGCTGGGGCTtcatctgggggtgggggggttcgcCCACCCGGACAGGGATATACCCGCCATTGTTTCACCTGTCAAAAGCCGGGGCACATCAGCATTGACTGCCCGGACAGGAAGAAGCCTGCCACGGCCCCCGAAGCGGATCGCCCCTCAACAGGGCACCCAGGTGCCTATGTGGTGTCTGGGATACAGGAGAACAGAGATGCCCACCTGCAACCAGTGACGGTGGGTCAGAGACTCACCCAAGGACTGAGGGACTCAGGTGGCACCGTTACCCTGGTGCGGCCAGGGGTGGTGGGACCCGAGGAAATCATTCCTGGACGGATTCTGCATTTGGGGGTGGCGGGTGGGGGCCACCATGATTTGCCGGTAGCAAAAGTTTACCTGGATTGGGGTGCGGGTAAAGGTATGCGGGAGGTGGGGATAATTGATGATATTCCTGCCAATGTGTTACTAGGAAATGATTTGGGGAAAATGATTTCCCAGTATGAGACTGCTGTGACCCAACCACAGGCTGCCCAGGTGCAGGAGCCCACCACACACGTCCAGGCACTGACATACACCAGGGACCCGGGGGAGATGAGTGACAAGGGTTGTACAGAAGGGGGGGCACCGGGGACCTCCTATTGCAGCCCCTGA